The genomic DNA TTTGAACTTAAAAAATAAACTTTTTTTTGCATACTAAATTTTCTAAATTTAATAAATCTGCTTAAACACAAAATTAATGAATAAAATGAACAAATAAAAGACTAGGATCTTATTTCGAAATGTTAAATATAATATCAATTTTATTTATAAGTATCATCCTTCCTAATTTTGGATTTCTTCTTATTTTATTTTCTTGTGCTAATTGATGACTTAAAAAAGATGATTGAGAATATATTAATATTAAGATCAGATCTAAAGAGTCAATATTATCAAATTCAATAAAATTACCAAAAGATATTTTTAACAAGTTTTCTATTTTTTTAAGGAGAGAAAGAAACTATTGTGCATTTTTAATTGCTTATATTATATTTATCTTACTAGTAGATTTAGGTCTAGGAATATCTTATTATTTTATAATTTTAAAAACGAATAATATTACTGATTCCCTTGTTTTATTTGCATTAATTGGTTTTCCAATTCTTACAATTATAGCAATAATAGAAACTACATTTGATCTTCTTAAGATAAATAAAAATAAAAAAATAATTGACGATTGAGTGATACAAAATGGAAAACTTCCTCAATGAAATAAGCAAATAGAAAAACCCTTAAATTATGAGCAATTGAAGAACATAATATTATATGAAGACTTAGAATTAAAAGTTCCTATTTTTAAGAAATCAAAGATACATTTTTATACAAAAAAGATTAAAAGTACAAATAAAGATTTTATAAAAGATAACAAAATAGATATTCCAAAATTACTGTATTTCTTGTTATTCGATTATGATTCAGGAATACAAATCAATAATGTTACTTACTCAAAAGAATATTTTTTATATTTTATAGGAGAGTTCTTGGACAATGATTTCAGCAGACAATAAACTTTTTAACCCGCTAGCAACGACATTTTCTTTTTTAAATCTCTTTTTATTAATTGCTTTTTATATATTTCTTCTTATATCCCATTATCAAATAAAAAGAATATGAATAAAAGAAAAATCGTCAAATTTCTTTTTATCTAAAAATATTAAAATAGACAACACATTCTTTGATACATTTAATAATAAACTTAAAAAATTAATTCCCCCTTTTATTGTTTTTATAGTGATTTCAATAACTTTATTCTTCATATCACTTTCATTTATAACAAGATTTCATATTGATATTTCAAAAGCTAAGATTACCTATTTTATTTATCTATGATGAGCTGCTTTAGGTTTTGCAATTGCAGTATTCTCTATTAGTTTGCTTTTTATAAAAAAGATGAATAAAGTAAAAAAAGAATTTAATCAATGAAAAATCAAAAATAGTAAATTAGATGGTCATTTGTTTGAAGATATTCAAACAAAAGAAAATATTGACCTACTAAATAAATTTAAATTTTCAGACAACTTAGATTTATATATCATTGTAAGAAAAAGAGATTATTATTTAACTAAAAAATATAAAATTAAAAATGATAATTGAAAAGAACGCTTTTATAAATACGATGATAAGAAATTAAGTGAAGAATTTTATTATTTTCTAATCTTTAATTATGATGATGTTGCTATTAATATGGAATCATATACACTTGAAAATTACTCATATGTTTATCAAAACCGCAACTATATATTTAATCGATAAATCTTTATTACCTAAATAAAATAACAAAAAACCTTAAACTAAATTTAACAAGAAACTACTAATTTTCTTGTTTTTTATTCTCCTTTTTAATCTATCCTAAATAAGCAATCCTAGGCTTATATAGATATTAGTATGAAATTAGCAGCAAAATCATAAGATTAATTTTTAAGCTACTTTTTGCTAAATAAAAAATACAAGATTTTAAAACTCTTTAGTCATTGAGGTATCAATCAAAATACCTGTATTAATAAATTAGAGATTATAATAAGCACCTAAACAATCAAACATTACTTATATATCTATAAGTCTTTTAATACATTATAATTTTTATGTAAGAAATGTAAGAAAAATATAAAGAAGAGATTTAGAAATATAAATTATGAAAATGAAAGCTTTAGTTTATCACGGGGAACATAATATTTCTCTTGAATTAGTTGATAAACCAACAATTTTAAAACCTACAGATGCAATAGTAAAAGTAACAAGAACAACAATTTGTGGAACTGATTTAGGAATTTATAAAGGAAAAAATCCTGAAGTAGTAAGTGGCAGAATCTTAGGACATGAAGGAATCGGAATTGTTGAAGAAGTTGGAGAAAGCGTATCCAATGTTAAAGTCGGTGATAAGGTCTTAATTGGATGTATTACTCCTTGCGGAAAATGTGATAATTGCAGAAAACAATTATATTCACACTGCCGCGAAACAGAGGGTGGATGAAAACTTGGTTATATGATCAATGGAACACAAGCTGAATATGTAAGAGTTCCATTTGCAGATAATAGTTTATACAAATATCCACAAACAATTAACGATGAAGTTGCAGTTATGCTATCAGATGCACTTCCTACAGGTCATGAAATTGGTGTGCAATATGGACATGTTAGTCCAGGAAAATCTGTTGCAATTATAGGAGCTGGACCAGTAGGGATGGGTGCCCTATTAACTGCCCAATTGTATTCACCAGCGCATCTAATCGTAATTGATTTAGATAAAAATCGTTTAGAAATGGCTAAAAAATTAGGTGCTACACATACACTAGTACCAGATGAAAAATTATTTGATAATTTAAAAGAAATTGTCGGAGAAGATGGTGTTGATGTTGCAATTGAAGCAGTAGGGATTCCTCAAACTTGAGATGTTTGTCAGCAAATTGTTAAGGCAGGCGGAAACATTTCAATTGTTGGTGTGCATGGAAAACCAGTTAATTTCAATGTTCAAAATCTATGAATTAAGAACATTACATTAACAACAGGATTAGTTAATACAAATACATTGCCAATGTTAATTAATGCTGTTTCAACTGGAAAATTACCTGTTTCAGATTTAATTACACATAGATTTAATCTTTCAGATATGATGAAAGCTTATGAAACATTTATCAATGCATCAGATAATAAGGCAATGAAAATATTTATTGATGCAACTAAATAGGCAATTTGAAAATATTGAATTTAATTATACTAAGATAAAAAATCTAAGAAAATAAGTCTAAACCAATAAAAAAACCGCAGTTTTTATACTGTGGTTAATTTTTTTAGATACTAGAAATTTTCTATATCCTTTATATCTTCAAGTCCTCACTCTTCTAAAAATTCATTAATTGAATAGTCTTTATATCAATTCATTATTTCATTGATGGAAACTTTTTCTAGTCAATTTATTAATTGCTCACCATCAATATTAATAAATTGCAATTCAGTGTTATTATCAATCTTTTTGAATTTTTCTATTTCTTTTGGATCTACAATTTTTTTAATTTCCTTTAGTTCCTTAGATGAATATAAATAAGTGATATTCTTTTCATTTGGTACTCGTTGGTCACTTGTATTTATTTCAATATTGGGTTCCCCATAGGTATATAAGACGTTATTTTTAGCGTACTCAGATACAACATTGTCTTCTATTGATATATAATTAAAATCAAAATGACTAATTCTTCGTAAATTGCTTGCAAAGCCAAAAACTTTTGCCAACTCATCTAGATTTGTTGTTGATAGAATCTTATCGCAAATTTTTTGATTAGATGCCCCATCCAAGTTAAATTCAATTTCATGAATCATAAAAACAATTCCTGATATTAGGCTATAGTAAAGGTGCTTATCTTCAAATTTTTCAAAACTTTTTGTGTTATCTTCAAAAGTCTTTTGTATTTCTTCTTCATCTATATTATTAGATGAATAAGTGTTTATTAAATAAAATCAATCTTTTACGTTTTCAAAATATTCTTCCATAATTTAAGTTCCCTTCAGGCATTGTTTACATGTATAAATTGGATTAAAGCAGCAAAGCTTTATTTTAAATTTTAGGATCCGGAGAAAATAAGTGTGTTTTCTAATTTGCACAAGAAAACTCCTATATCCAATTTTATAGCTTTTTTTAGAATAATTAATTTTTTTATTTTTTTTGAAGGTGCAATTTTTGCTGGCGCAGCACATCAGAAATTCCTTTACGCGCGCGCCCGCACCTTTAAAGGCAAGATAAGAATTGCGCCAGCACCTTTTACCAAGGGGCAATTTTTGACACTACTAATTATTAATACGTCAAGTATTATAATTCCCAAAATGAAAAGTCAAGTGCAACAGTAATTGCTTGGCTTTTTTTATTATAGACTTTTTGATTGATTAATTAAAAAAAATTAAAAATGGATAACAAAAAACACTCCTATAGATAGGATTTTTGTGATTTCACATAATTATGTTATAAGTTTTTAATACAAATTATTAAAGTAGATTTCTTCGGATGATTTTCAACCAAAAATTTCTCGAGGCATATTATTTACTTTTAATACAATGGCTTGCAATTCTTCATTAGTAATGGCATTAAAGTCAAAACTTTTCTTAAATTGACGTCTAATTAGTCCATTTCAATTTTCATTACTTCCTCGTTGGAATGATGAATACGGTTCAGCGCGATATATTTTTATGTTTAACCATTTAGCAAGAATTCCAATTTTTTCAAATTCAATCCCATTGTCAATAGTTATTGTTTTAACGTATAGATTATTATTTTTTATAAGGTTTTTTAATGTCGCATTGATTGTCATTGGGTTTTTGCTTTTAACCTTAATTGCTACCCCAAATCGACTTTTTCTCTCAGTTAATGTTAAGATATTGTCATATCCTGTTGCTCTCTTTCCTATAATTAGATCAGCTTCCCAATGACCAAATTCTTCTCTTAAATCAATTGTTTTGTCTCTTGTTCATATCGGGAAAACATACTCTACACCTTGCAATAATCTTTCATATACCGAACTAGTTCGCTTTCCGCCTTTTTTATATGACGTTCTTAGTCGATCTCTTTTTTTTATTTCTCACTTATTGGTTTTTATTCAATTAAATACAGTTCTAAGAGATGGACATTTTATATTTTTGTTTGATATTATGTAGTGATGTGTTGCTTTTATACCATAATATCTTTTATCATATTTTCTTTTAAAAATCTTTGTAAATTCATCATATACATTGTTTATAGTGAATTTGAAAAAGTGTTTATGATTACGTCTTGCTATGTATTTGTATTGTGAGTATTTATGTGAATAAATTCCATTATAATTAGTATTCCTTTTTATTTCTCTACTAATTGTTGATTTACTTCTGTTTAATACTCTTGCAATATGACTTATTGTGCCACCTTGTTCAAAAAGAGTTTCGATTATTACCCTTTCATCATAGGAAAGATGCTTATATTTTGTATAATTCATATGGGTTCTCCGGTTACGAAGGTGAACCTTTCTTTTTTTCAAATTAATAATTAAAAATCAAGGAAAAAAACAAGCTTTAAACTTGTTTTTTTTATTTGGTACATCCTGTGGGGCTCGAACCAACGACCCAGGGATTAAGAGTCCCTTGCTCTACCAACTGAGCTAAGGATGCTTATTATTATTAACTATAAAAATTATATTAATTTTAAAGATATTTTAATATTTTTAATGACTTTTATATGTTAATATTTAATAAACTTATTAAATTATATACTAAAAATAATAATTGAATAATCTATTGTCTTATATAAGTTTTTAATTGATTAAAATAACATAATAAAAAAGGTGGAGCTTTATGTTAGATGTTTGTGGGATTAGTAAAATTTTTCCTGATAAGAAGCTTTTTTCGAATATAAATATTAAATTCTTACCAGGCAATGTTTATGGCATCATTGGTGCAAATGGAGTTGGTAAATCAACATTTTTAAAAATTTTAAGTGGTGAAGTTGAAGCTACAGAAGGTCAAATTATAAAAAATAAAAATGCAAGAATGAGTGTTTTATCTCAAAATCAAGATGAATTTAATAATTTCAATGTTACTGATGTTGTTATTATGGGAAATAAAGAGTTGTATCAAATAAATCTTGAAAAAAATAAGATTTATGAAGATCCTAATGCAACAATGGAAGACTATGAAAGAGCTAGTCATCTTGAAGAGAAATTTGGAGAAATGGGTGGGTGAAATGCTGAAAATGATGCCCAAACCTTGCTTTCAAACTTAGGGATTGAAGCTAGCAAATGAAACATTAAAATGGAAGAATTAAAGGCTAATGAAAAAGTTAAAGTTTTATTAGCTAAAGCATTATTTGGCAATCCTGATATTTTGGTAATGGATGAACCGACAAACCGTCTTGATTTAAAAACAATCAAATGACTTGAAAACTTTTTAATGGATTATCCCAATATTGTGATTGTTGTTAGTCATGATAGTGATTTTTTGGATGCAATTTGTACTCATATCATTGATATTGATTACTCTGAAGCTAAATTATTTGTTGGAAATTATTCATTTTGAAAACAATCGAGCCAACTATTAATTGAAATGCAACAAAAAACGAATTTAAGAAAAGAAGAACAAGCACAAAAACTTAAGGAATTTATTGCCCGTTTTTCAGCAAATGCCTCAAAATCAAAACAGGCAACAAGTCGGAAAAAATTGCTTGAAAAAATTGTGATTGATGAAATTAAACCTTCTTCAAGAAAATACCCATTTATTAAATTTGAATTAAACCGTTTGCCAGGAAAACAAATTTTAAATGTCAAAAATTTAACATATGTCAATGAAAGTGGCGATACTTTATTTGAAAATGTTTCATTTAGTTTAAAAAATAATGAAAAAATGGTTGTAATTGGCAATGATGATATTGCTAAAACAAGATTGCTTGAAATTTTAATTGGAAAACGTCAACCAACATCAGGTGAAGTTGAATGAGGAATTACTATTACTCCAAATTATTTTCCATCAAATAATCAAGAATATTTCAATGAATCAGAAAGCATTATTGATTGAATTAGTAAATGACCACTAAGTAATTCAACACAAGAAACAAAAGATAATAGCGATGCAAGAATGCGGGCTTTTTTAGGAAGAATGTTGTTTTCTAATGATAGCGTTTTTAAAAATGTGCAAGTAACAAGCGGGGGCGAAAAAGTTCGATTAATGATGTCAAAATTAATGCTTGAAGAAAGTAACTTTTTAATTTTTGACCAACCCCTAGATCATTTAGATTCTGAATCAATTGATAGTTTAATTGAAGGAATCAAATCATACAAAAGTTCATGTATCTTTACAACTTATAACCGTGCAATGATCAAAGAATGTGCCAATGTCATTCTTGAAATCAAGGAAAAAGAAAGTTTCTTATTCTATGGTAACCTTGATGAATATGAAAAAGCAATGGGATACTAAAAAATTTTAAATAAAAAGGAGAATTGTAATTAGCTCCTTTTTTTATTTAAATTTACAAATATAATAATCTATTAAAGCATTAATCAGAATGACAATTATTCCATCTTCACGACGATAAGTTGCATTGCCAAAACCAACAGTTGATTTGTATGCTTGCTATTCTTCCAACCCCTCTATGTAGAACTCTTTTTTTCTTGGTGTTGAGGAACCTGTTAAAATAAATAATCCATTTTCTCCTCTTCGATCAACTTGTGATCTTATTTCATCTCGCAATGTAGTAACTTCTTGTCATTCATCAATTGCACTTGGATTATCTCCACCCAAAACAAATGTCGGATTAAATCTAGCTAAATCTCAATTAATAAAATTATTTCTAGGATCTCTATCAAAAAATACACTTTTAGAATTATTTAATGAAGTTCATGTTTCCCTACACCACCTTGGTCCTTCAACACAAACGGTGCCAACAAGTTTAAGGTATTTTTGAATTACTTTATCAATAATTCTTGATTTGTAGTCTTTAATATTAATAAATTTTTCATCCTTAAATTCTTTCCTAAACTAAATTTCAAAAAATCCTTAAATTTATATTATTTAATATAAAAATTAAACAATATTTGGCAAACTTTTTTTACAATATTTAATAAGATTATCAAAAAAATATAATTAATAAAATCAAAAAGAATAATAATTTAAACTTAAATTAAAACTCTGAGACTTAAATTTCTCAGAGTTTTAAAATATTAATTTTAATTATTCGAAATATACTAATTTGGTTTTACCATCTTTATCAGTTTTTAATTGTCAATTGGCTAATAAATAAGATATTACTGTTTCA from Metamycoplasma alkalescens includes the following:
- a CDS encoding IS30 family transposase — its product is MNYTKYKHLSYDERVIIETLFEQGGTISHIARVLNRSKSTISREIKRNTNYNGIYSHKYSQYKYIARRNHKHFFKFTINNVYDEFTKIFKRKYDKRYYGIKATHHYIISNKNIKCPSLRTVFNWIKTNKWEIKKRDRLRTSYKKGGKRTSSVYERLLQGVEYVFPIWTRDKTIDLREEFGHWEADLIIGKRATGYDNILTLTERKSRFGVAIKVKSKNPMTINATLKNLIKNNNLYVKTITIDNGIEFEKIGILAKWLNIKIYRAEPYSSFQRGSNENWNGLIRRQFKKSFDFNAITNEELQAIVLKVNNMPREIFGWKSSEEIYFNNLY
- a CDS encoding MAG0920 family protein yields the protein MISADNKLFNPLATTFSFLNLFLLIAFYIFLLISHYQIKRIWIKEKSSNFFLSKNIKIDNTFFDTFNNKLKKLIPPFIVFIVISITLFFISLSFITRFHIDISKAKITYFIYLWWAALGFAIAVFSISLLFIKKMNKVKKEFNQWKIKNSKLDGHLFEDIQTKENIDLLNKFKFSDNLDLYIIVRKRDYYLTKKYKIKNDNWKERFYKYDDKKLSEEFYYFLIFNYDDVAINMESYTLENYSYVYQNRNYIFNR
- a CDS encoding zinc-dependent alcohol dehydrogenase family protein; translation: MKMKALVYHGEHNISLELVDKPTILKPTDAIVKVTRTTICGTDLGIYKGKNPEVVSGRILGHEGIGIVEEVGESVSNVKVGDKVLIGCITPCGKCDNCRKQLYSHCRETEGGWKLGYMINGTQAEYVRVPFADNSLYKYPQTINDEVAVMLSDALPTGHEIGVQYGHVSPGKSVAIIGAGPVGMGALLTAQLYSPAHLIVIDLDKNRLEMAKKLGATHTLVPDEKLFDNLKEIVGEDGVDVAIEAVGIPQTWDVCQQIVKAGGNISIVGVHGKPVNFNVQNLWIKNITLTTGLVNTNTLPMLINAVSTGKLPVSDLITHRFNLSDMMKAYETFINASDNKAMKIFIDATK
- a CDS encoding ABC-F family ATP-binding cassette domain-containing protein, whose product is MLDVCGISKIFPDKKLFSNINIKFLPGNVYGIIGANGVGKSTFLKILSGEVEATEGQIIKNKNARMSVLSQNQDEFNNFNVTDVVIMGNKELYQINLEKNKIYEDPNATMEDYERASHLEEKFGEMGGWNAENDAQTLLSNLGIEASKWNIKMEELKANEKVKVLLAKALFGNPDILVMDEPTNRLDLKTIKWLENFLMDYPNIVIVVSHDSDFLDAICTHIIDIDYSEAKLFVGNYSFWKQSSQLLIEMQQKTNLRKEEQAQKLKEFIARFSANASKSKQATSRKKLLEKIVIDEIKPSSRKYPFIKFELNRLPGKQILNVKNLTYVNESGDTLFENVSFSLKNNEKMVVIGNDDIAKTRLLEILIGKRQPTSGEVEWGITITPNYFPSNNQEYFNESESIIDWISKWPLSNSTQETKDNSDARMRAFLGRMLFSNDSVFKNVQVTSGGEKVRLMMSKLMLEESNFLIFDQPLDHLDSESIDSLIEGIKSYKSSCIFTTYNRAMIKECANVILEIKEKESFLFYGNLDEYEKAMGY